In Rhodanobacter humi, the following are encoded in one genomic region:
- a CDS encoding adenine phosphoribosyltransferase, with translation MHAFAELIRTVPDFPQPGVLFRDVSPLLADARGFADCIAALAAPWRAASVQAVCGIEARGFIFGAALAQALHAGFVPLRKPGKLPPPVLAVDYQLEYGSDRLEARSDALQRGERVLLVDDVLATGGTLAAAQTLVERFGAELAGAAVLIELEALRGRERWRGGQPLHALLRY, from the coding sequence ATGCACGCATTCGCCGAGCTGATCCGCACCGTGCCGGACTTTCCCCAGCCTGGCGTATTGTTCCGCGACGTCAGCCCGCTGCTGGCCGACGCGCGCGGCTTCGCCGATTGCATAGCCGCGCTGGCCGCGCCGTGGCGCGCGGCCAGCGTGCAGGCGGTGTGCGGCATCGAGGCGCGCGGCTTCATCTTCGGCGCCGCGCTGGCGCAGGCGCTGCACGCGGGTTTCGTGCCGCTGCGCAAGCCGGGCAAGCTACCGCCGCCGGTGCTGGCGGTGGACTATCAGTTGGAATACGGCAGCGACCGGCTGGAGGCGCGCAGCGATGCATTGCAACGCGGTGAACGCGTGCTGCTGGTGGACGACGTGCTGGCCACCGGCGGCACGCTGGCCGCGGCGCAGACGCTGGTCGAGCGCTTCGGCGCCGAGCTCGCGGGCGCGGCCGTGCTCATCGAGCTGGAAGCCTTGCGCGGGCGCGAGCGCTGGCGCGGCGGCCAGCCGCTGCATGCGCTGCTTCGTTACTGA
- a CDS encoding M1 family metallopeptidase: MRRLVRPLLFTALATGCGLAFAAGADQAPTGRLPSWAVPQSYQIAFKVDPAQTDFSGTTTIKVKLAKASDHVWLDGAELKVSKVTVTDAAGKTHAAKYVEADPKAGVVRVDFGSTLPAGEITLKFEYTAPLNAQLQGLYKVTAKGQPYAMTQMEPISARYAFPSFDEPGFKTPFDISITLPDNQVAVANTQQVSEKPAGKGWKTVNFAQTLPLPTYLVAFAVGPWDITPTAEISPDAYRSKPLPLRGIAAAGEAHRMSHVISETPSIIHALENYYGFGYPWDKLDVLAAPDFSAGAMENAGLVTFRDWLLLLDKDSPARNVRGSFNVTAHELAHQWTGDTVTLAWWNDIWLNEAFATWMQQKVTEEVHPEYRADLDRVRGAQGAMGNDSLVSARKIRQPITGNGDIETAFDGITYQKGAAVIGMFENYVGDKTFQKGMRAYIQAHKFGNATADDLVNAIATAAGKGDAFKRAFKSFLDQSGVPYVQTKLEHKNGQTVLELKQDRYLPLGSHGDASRIWGVPVCVRYGTADGSKVACDMLDKATGSIVLAGASNPTWVMPNANAAGYYRFSLDQGELAVLVKEVAKLSDAEQLAYADAIGASFQHGDLDAGQVLAALKPLTQSKTSQVFTAPLGRVSWIYHHVAKTDAQRARVADWVQAAYLPKLEALGYQRKPGESEDDSLLRSTLAGALAFDYKLPAVRAALLQQGEAALKKKADGRLDLAAANPDLLGDALGVAVQTQGKSAVDALIAELPQTSDPALRNGILGGLASVEDPALAEQVRDFAISKPVKVGEMASLLRSGRDTEAQRDAMWTWFAGHYPQILKRTGSFAGGYLPMLAAGGGCSSAEAQRLQAFFKPRMNDAAGISRGLAQTTESIELCAALQAKQDPASILR; this comes from the coding sequence ATGCGTCGTCTTGTCCGTCCTCTCCTGTTCACCGCGCTGGCCACCGGCTGCGGCCTGGCCTTCGCCGCCGGTGCCGACCAGGCACCCACGGGCCGCCTGCCGTCCTGGGCGGTGCCGCAGTCCTACCAGATCGCGTTCAAGGTGGATCCGGCGCAAACCGACTTCTCCGGCACCACCACGATCAAGGTGAAGCTGGCCAAGGCCTCCGACCACGTGTGGCTGGACGGTGCCGAACTGAAGGTGTCGAAGGTGACGGTGACCGACGCCGCGGGCAAGACGCACGCGGCGAAGTACGTGGAAGCCGACCCCAAGGCGGGCGTGGTGCGCGTGGATTTCGGCAGCACGTTGCCGGCCGGCGAGATCACGTTGAAGTTCGAGTACACCGCGCCGCTCAACGCGCAGCTGCAGGGCCTGTACAAGGTCACCGCCAAGGGCCAGCCCTACGCGATGACGCAGATGGAGCCGATCAGCGCGCGCTACGCATTCCCGAGCTTCGACGAGCCCGGCTTCAAGACGCCGTTCGACATCTCGATCACCCTGCCGGACAACCAGGTCGCGGTGGCGAACACGCAACAGGTCAGCGAGAAGCCGGCGGGCAAGGGCTGGAAGACGGTGAACTTCGCGCAGACCCTGCCGCTGCCGACCTACCTGGTGGCGTTCGCGGTGGGTCCGTGGGACATCACCCCGACCGCGGAAATCTCGCCCGACGCCTACCGCAGCAAGCCGCTGCCGCTGCGCGGCATCGCCGCCGCCGGCGAGGCGCACCGCATGAGCCACGTGATCTCCGAGACGCCGAGCATCATCCACGCGCTGGAGAACTACTACGGCTTCGGCTATCCGTGGGACAAGCTGGACGTGCTCGCCGCGCCGGACTTCTCTGCCGGTGCGATGGAGAACGCGGGCCTGGTCACGTTCCGCGACTGGCTGCTGCTGCTCGACAAGGATTCGCCGGCGCGCAACGTGCGCGGTTCCTTCAACGTCACCGCGCACGAGCTGGCCCACCAGTGGACCGGCGACACCGTGACGCTGGCCTGGTGGAACGACATCTGGCTCAACGAGGCCTTCGCCACCTGGATGCAGCAGAAAGTCACCGAGGAAGTGCATCCGGAATACCGCGCCGACCTCGACCGCGTGCGCGGCGCGCAGGGCGCGATGGGCAACGACAGCCTGGTCAGCGCGCGCAAGATCCGCCAGCCGATCACCGGCAACGGCGACATCGAGACCGCGTTCGACGGCATCACCTACCAGAAGGGCGCCGCCGTCATCGGCATGTTCGAGAACTACGTGGGCGACAAGACGTTCCAGAAGGGCATGCGCGCCTACATCCAGGCGCACAAGTTCGGCAACGCCACCGCGGACGATCTGGTCAACGCGATCGCCACCGCGGCGGGCAAGGGCGACGCGTTCAAGCGCGCGTTCAAGAGCTTCCTCGACCAGTCCGGCGTGCCCTACGTGCAGACGAAGCTGGAGCACAAGAACGGCCAGACCGTGCTGGAACTGAAGCAGGATCGCTACCTGCCGCTGGGCAGCCATGGCGATGCCTCGCGCATCTGGGGTGTGCCGGTGTGCGTGCGCTACGGCACTGCTGACGGAAGCAAGGTGGCCTGCGACATGCTCGACAAGGCGACCGGCTCGATCGTGCTGGCCGGCGCCAGCAATCCGACCTGGGTGATGCCGAACGCGAACGCCGCCGGCTACTACCGCTTCAGCCTCGACCAGGGCGAGCTGGCCGTGCTGGTGAAAGAGGTCGCCAAGCTCAGCGACGCCGAGCAGCTCGCCTATGCCGACGCGATCGGCGCCAGCTTCCAGCATGGCGATCTCGATGCCGGCCAGGTGCTCGCCGCGTTGAAGCCGCTCACCCAGTCGAAGACGAGCCAGGTGTTCACCGCACCGCTGGGACGCGTGAGCTGGATCTACCACCACGTGGCCAAGACCGACGCCCAGCGCGCCCGCGTCGCGGATTGGGTGCAGGCCGCCTACCTGCCGAAGCTCGAAGCGCTGGGCTACCAGCGCAAGCCGGGCGAGTCGGAGGACGATTCGCTCCTGCGCAGCACGCTCGCCGGCGCGCTGGCCTTCGACTACAAGCTGCCCGCGGTGCGTGCGGCCCTGCTCCAGCAGGGCGAGGCGGCGCTGAAGAAGAAGGCCGACGGCCGCCTCGATCTCGCCGCCGCGAACCCCGACCTGCTCGGCGACGCGCTGGGCGTGGCGGTGCAGACCCAGGGCAAGAGCGCGGTCGATGCGCTGATCGCCGAACTGCCGCAGACCAGCGATCCCGCGTTGCGCAACGGTATCCTCGGCGGCCTGGCCAGCGTCGAGGACCCCGCGCTCGCCGAACAGGTGCGCGACTTCGCGATCAGCAAGCCGGTCAAAGTGGGCGAGATGGCCTCGCTGCTGCGCTCGGGCCGCGACACCGAAGCCCAGCGCGATGCGATGTGGACCTGGTTCGCCGGCCACTACCCGCAGATCCTCAAGCGCACCGGCAGCTTCGCGGGCGGCTACCTGCCGATGCTGGCCGCGGGCGGCGGCTGCTCCAGCGCCGAGGCGCAGCGCCTGCAGGCGTTCTTCAAGCCGCGCATGAACGATGCCGCCGGCATCTCGCGCGGCCTGGCGCAGACCACCGAGTCTATCGAGCTGTGCGCGGCGCTGCAGGCCAAGCAGGATCCGGCCTCGATCCTGCGCTGA
- the oxyR gene encoding DNA-binding transcriptional regulator OxyR — translation MNLRDLHYLVALAEQRHFGRAAEACFVSQPTLSTQIKKLEEELGVALVERTPRKVLLTDVGREIVARARDVLNEVEQIKGIARRTLDPESGTVRLGIFPTLGPYLLPHVVPRVRERFPRLELLLVEEKTEEVLRRLREGRLDAGILALPVHDDSLHVEFLFEEPFLLAVPQSHPLARRSSLKLADLGDQSLLLLEDGHCLRDQALEVCHLAGAGEKSGFRATSLETLRQMVAADVGITLLPTLAVKPPVAQAPNVQLIEFRGSHPPSRRIAMLWRKSSAMGGFLKQLAGLFRELPKGLLDPHDAVTPAVATATPAKPRRDSPKRSS, via the coding sequence ATGAACCTGCGCGACCTGCACTACCTGGTGGCCCTCGCCGAGCAGCGCCATTTCGGCCGCGCGGCGGAGGCCTGCTTCGTCAGCCAGCCCACCTTGTCCACCCAGATCAAGAAGCTGGAGGAGGAACTGGGCGTGGCGCTGGTGGAGCGCACGCCGCGCAAGGTGCTGCTCACCGACGTGGGTCGCGAAATCGTGGCCCGCGCCCGCGACGTGCTGAACGAGGTCGAGCAGATCAAGGGTATCGCGCGGCGCACGCTGGACCCCGAATCCGGCACGGTACGGCTGGGCATCTTCCCCACGCTGGGTCCCTACCTGCTGCCGCACGTGGTGCCGCGGGTGCGCGAACGCTTCCCGCGGCTGGAACTGCTGCTGGTGGAGGAGAAGACCGAGGAAGTGCTGCGCCGCCTGCGCGAAGGGCGACTCGACGCCGGCATCCTCGCCCTGCCGGTGCACGACGACAGCCTGCATGTGGAGTTCCTGTTCGAGGAACCGTTCCTGCTGGCCGTGCCGCAATCGCATCCGCTGGCGCGGCGCTCCTCGCTGAAGCTGGCCGACCTCGGCGACCAGAGCCTGCTGCTGCTGGAGGACGGCCACTGCCTGCGCGACCAGGCGCTGGAGGTCTGCCATCTCGCCGGCGCGGGCGAGAAGAGCGGCTTCCGCGCCACCAGCCTGGAAACGCTGCGCCAGATGGTGGCCGCCGACGTGGGCATCACCCTGCTGCCCACGCTGGCGGTGAAGCCGCCGGTGGCGCAGGCGCCGAACGTGCAGCTGATCGAGTTCCGCGGCAGCCACCCGCCGAGCCGGCGCATCGCGATGCTGTGGCGCAAGAGCTCGGCGATGGGCGGCTTCCTCAAGCAGCTCGCCGGGCTGTTCCGCGAACTGCCGAAGGGCCTGCTCGACCCGCACGACGCGGTCACGCCGGCGGTCGCGACGGCCACGCCCGCGAAGCCGCGTCGCGATAGCCCGAAACGATCGTCCTGA
- a CDS encoding rubrerythrin family protein — translation MSKLKGSKTEQSLKDAFAGESMANRRYLYFAAKADVEGYNDVSAVFRSTAEGETGHAHGHLEYLEQCGDPATGLPFGETHANLKSAIAGETHEYTDMYPGMAKTAREEGFEEVADWFETLAKAERSHANRFTKSLNELG, via the coding sequence ATGAGCAAGCTGAAAGGCTCGAAGACCGAGCAGAGTCTGAAAGACGCGTTTGCCGGCGAATCCATGGCCAACCGCCGTTACCTCTACTTCGCCGCCAAGGCGGACGTGGAGGGTTACAACGACGTTTCCGCCGTGTTCCGCTCCACCGCCGAAGGCGAGACCGGCCACGCCCACGGCCATCTCGAATACCTCGAACAATGCGGCGACCCGGCCACCGGCCTGCCGTTCGGCGAAACCCATGCCAACCTGAAGAGCGCGATCGCGGGCGAGACCCACGAGTACACCGACATGTACCCGGGCATGGCCAAGACCGCGCGCGAGGAAGGCTTCGAGGAAGTCGCCGACTGGTTCGAGACCCTGGCCAAGGCGGAGCGCTCGCATGCGAACCGCTTCACCAAGTCGCTGAACGAGCTGGGCTGA
- a CDS encoding diguanylate cyclase, whose product MGKRDEGLRFVSLAHRLRTLGLGLGMLPVAAVLYQQQAPAWLWSLLLVNGLLWPHLAWLHAARATRPVRHEQFNLMTDSVMLGTWIAVMRFNLLPCVMLASMMAMDRISAGGWRVLLRALLLQIAACALVAWLTGFAWQPTSDMFDIVACIPMMAIYPVWLSTVNFKFGRRIRQQNRLLEQLNRTDTLTGLANRAHWLETAAHEMHRYLRNQRPATLILLDIDGFKQVNDLHGHAAGDALLQEIAAVLRESLRSVDTPGRLGGDEFGVVLPETSLERAREVAERIRQRVERIGRGDGSSVQPCTLSLGVAEVGPRHANVEAWIKQADVTLYLAKAQGRNQVCANPAEIAAH is encoded by the coding sequence ATGGGCAAGCGCGACGAAGGCTTGAGGTTCGTGAGCCTGGCCCATCGCCTGCGCACGCTGGGGCTGGGACTGGGCATGCTGCCGGTGGCGGCCGTGCTGTACCAGCAGCAGGCGCCGGCCTGGCTGTGGTCGCTGCTGCTCGTCAACGGCCTGCTGTGGCCGCACCTGGCCTGGCTGCATGCCGCGCGCGCCACGCGACCGGTGCGACACGAACAGTTCAACCTGATGACCGACTCGGTCATGCTGGGGACGTGGATCGCGGTGATGCGGTTCAACCTGCTGCCCTGCGTCATGCTGGCCTCGATGATGGCGATGGACCGCATCAGCGCCGGCGGCTGGCGGGTGCTGCTGCGTGCGCTGCTGCTGCAGATCGCGGCCTGCGCACTGGTCGCATGGCTGACCGGCTTCGCCTGGCAGCCGACCAGCGACATGTTCGACATCGTCGCTTGCATCCCGATGATGGCGATCTATCCGGTCTGGCTGAGCACGGTGAACTTCAAGTTCGGCCGCCGCATCCGCCAGCAGAACCGCCTGCTGGAGCAGCTCAACCGCACCGACACGCTCACCGGCCTCGCGAACCGCGCGCACTGGCTGGAAACGGCCGCGCACGAGATGCACCGCTACCTGCGCAACCAGCGGCCGGCCACGCTGATCCTGCTCGACATCGACGGCTTCAAGCAGGTCAACGACCTTCACGGCCATGCCGCCGGCGATGCCCTGCTGCAGGAGATCGCCGCGGTGCTGCGCGAGAGCCTGCGCAGCGTGGACACGCCCGGCCGCCTCGGCGGCGACGAATTCGGCGTGGTGCTGCCGGAGACCAGCCTCGAACGCGCCCGCGAGGTGGCCGAGCGGATCCGCCAGCGGGTCGAGCGGATCGGCCGCGGCGACGGCTCGTCCGTGCAGCCGTGCACGCTCAGCCTCGGCGTGGCGGAGGTCGGGCCGCGGCACGCCAACGTGGAAGCCTGGATCAAGCAGGCCGACGTCACGCTGTACCTGGCCAAGGCGCAGGGCCGCAACCAGGTCTGCGCGAACCCGGCGGAAATCGCGGCGCACTGA
- a CDS encoding putative signal transducing protein produces the protein MHTVYRAENLFDAHLVKDALEHAQIPAFIAGEYLTGGVGQLPALDYLAVMVPDSSVDVAEGIVREVEAQLAEAREAMRELGDDDAADDPLIVPC, from the coding sequence ATGCATACCGTCTACCGCGCCGAAAACCTGTTCGATGCGCACCTGGTGAAGGATGCGCTGGAGCATGCGCAGATTCCCGCCTTTATCGCCGGCGAGTACCTCACCGGCGGAGTGGGCCAGCTGCCGGCGCTGGACTATCTCGCGGTGATGGTGCCCGACTCCAGCGTGGACGTCGCCGAGGGTATCGTGCGCGAGGTCGAGGCGCAGCTGGCCGAGGCGCGCGAGGCCATGCGCGAGCTGGGCGACGACGATGCGGCGGACGATCCGTTGATCGTGCCCTGTTGA
- a CDS encoding glutamine--tRNA ligase/YqeY domain fusion protein, translating to MSSPSSPAESATAAAPADGPRDFIRQIVREDLAAGRHVAIHTRFPPEPNGYLHIGHAKAICLSFGIAREFNGWCNLRLDDTNPGKEDPEFVQGIKDDVRWLGYDWHNLRHASDYFDVLYHAALKLVEDGLAYVDDLNAEEMREYRGTLTEPGRNSPHRERSIAENLDLFRRMRAGEFADGAKTLRAKIDMAAGNINLRDPALYRIRKVTHQNTGDAWPIYPMYDFAHALSDAMEGITHSLCTLEFEDHRPLYDWCVDKVDLPNHPELWQSVVAAGLEAKPAKPRQIEFSRLNLSYCITSKRKLAQLVNEGFVDGWDDPRMNTLRGLRRRGFTAAGIRLLIERVGVSKQNSVIDYAIFENCVREDLDAAAPRRMAVLDPLKLVITNLPEGHAETLTFANHPKDESFGMREIPFARELWIEREDFAEVPPKGWKRLVPGGEVRLRGVGIVKCEEVLKDGAGNVTELRCTLDPESRAGLPGADRKVKGTIHWVSATHAVDAEVRVYDRLFNVAAPDAEDDGRPWTAHINPEAKRVVRGWVEPAAAQAAPEQHYQFERLGYFVTDRVDHRAEAPVFNRVVSLRDTWAAKV from the coding sequence ATGTCGAGCCCGTCCAGCCCCGCCGAGTCCGCCACCGCCGCCGCGCCGGCCGACGGCCCGCGCGACTTCATCCGCCAGATCGTCCGCGAGGACCTGGCCGCGGGCAGGCATGTGGCGATCCACACCCGCTTCCCGCCCGAGCCGAACGGCTACCTGCACATCGGCCACGCCAAGGCGATCTGCCTGAGCTTCGGCATTGCCCGCGAGTTCAACGGCTGGTGCAACCTGCGCCTGGACGACACCAACCCCGGCAAGGAAGACCCCGAGTTCGTCCAGGGCATCAAGGACGACGTGCGCTGGCTGGGCTACGACTGGCACAACCTGCGCCACGCCTCCGACTATTTCGATGTGCTTTACCACGCCGCACTGAAGCTGGTCGAGGACGGTCTCGCCTACGTGGACGACCTCAACGCGGAGGAGATGCGCGAATACCGCGGCACGCTCACCGAGCCCGGCCGCAACTCGCCGCACCGAGAGCGTTCCATCGCGGAGAACCTCGACCTGTTCCGCCGCATGCGCGCCGGCGAGTTCGCCGATGGCGCGAAGACCTTGCGCGCGAAGATCGACATGGCCGCGGGCAACATCAACCTGCGCGACCCGGCGCTGTACCGCATCCGCAAGGTCACCCACCAGAACACCGGCGATGCCTGGCCGATCTACCCGATGTACGACTTCGCGCATGCATTGTCGGACGCGATGGAAGGCATCACCCATTCGCTGTGCACGCTGGAATTCGAGGACCACCGCCCGCTGTACGACTGGTGCGTGGACAAGGTCGACCTGCCGAACCATCCCGAGCTGTGGCAGTCGGTGGTCGCCGCCGGGCTGGAGGCGAAGCCGGCCAAGCCGCGCCAGATCGAGTTCTCGCGACTGAACCTCAGCTACTGCATCACCAGCAAGCGCAAGCTGGCGCAGTTGGTGAACGAAGGTTTCGTGGACGGCTGGGACGATCCGCGCATGAACACCTTGCGCGGCCTGCGCCGGCGCGGCTTCACCGCCGCCGGCATCCGCCTGCTGATCGAGCGCGTGGGCGTGTCCAAGCAGAACAGCGTGATCGACTATGCGATCTTCGAGAACTGCGTGCGCGAGGATCTCGACGCCGCCGCGCCGCGTCGCATGGCCGTGCTCGATCCGCTGAAACTGGTCATCACGAACCTGCCGGAAGGCCACGCGGAAACGCTCACGTTCGCGAACCACCCCAAGGACGAAAGCTTCGGCATGCGCGAGATTCCGTTCGCGCGCGAGCTGTGGATCGAGCGCGAAGACTTCGCCGAGGTGCCGCCCAAGGGCTGGAAGCGCCTGGTGCCCGGCGGCGAAGTGCGCTTGCGCGGCGTGGGCATCGTGAAGTGCGAGGAGGTGCTGAAGGACGGCGCCGGCAACGTCACCGAGCTGCGCTGCACGCTCGACCCCGAATCGCGCGCCGGGCTGCCCGGCGCCGACCGCAAGGTGAAGGGCACCATCCACTGGGTCAGCGCCACGCACGCGGTGGACGCCGAGGTGCGCGTCTACGATCGCCTGTTCAACGTGGCCGCGCCGGACGCCGAGGACGACGGTCGGCCATGGACCGCGCACATCAATCCCGAGGCCAAGCGCGTGGTGCGGGGCTGGGTCGAGCCCGCCGCGGCGCAGGCCGCGCCGGAGCAACACTACCAGTTCGAGCGACTGGGCTATTTCGTGACCGACCGCGTCGACCATCGTGCCGAGGCGCCGGTATTCAATCGCGTGGTGAGCCTGCGCGACACCTGGGCGGCGAAGGTCTGA
- a CDS encoding deaminase produces the protein MFLPRQIHLTLPPWVDEFVDDTRRYVTDEERVGLAIALSRRNIEHGPGGPFGAAVFNGEGRVVSVGVNRVVPQTCSVAHAEMLAYMSAQQRLASFRLNADGGRYMLATSAQPCCQCYGATVWAGIDELLIGARAEDVEELTEFDEGPLPADWIGELVRRGIAVRRDILRDEARDVLASYGARGASY, from the coding sequence ATGTTCCTGCCGCGCCAGATCCACCTCACCCTGCCGCCATGGGTCGACGAGTTCGTCGACGATACGCGCCGCTACGTCACCGATGAGGAGCGCGTGGGCCTCGCCATCGCGCTGTCACGCCGCAACATCGAGCACGGCCCCGGCGGCCCGTTTGGAGCCGCGGTGTTCAATGGGGAGGGCCGCGTGGTGTCGGTGGGCGTGAACCGCGTGGTGCCGCAGACCTGCTCGGTGGCGCACGCGGAGATGCTGGCCTACATGAGCGCGCAGCAGCGCCTCGCCAGCTTCCGCCTCAATGCCGACGGTGGCCGCTACATGCTGGCCACCAGCGCCCAGCCCTGCTGCCAGTGCTACGGCGCCACGGTGTGGGCCGGCATCGACGAACTGCTGATCGGCGCGCGCGCCGAGGATGTCGAGGAACTCACCGAGTTCGACGAGGGCCCGCTGCCCGCCGACTGGATCGGCGAGCTCGTGCGCCGCGGTATCGCGGTACGCCGCGACATCCTGCGCGACGAGGCGCGCGACGTACTCGCCAGCTACGGCGCCCGCGGCGCATCGTATTGA
- a CDS encoding DUF3501 family protein, translated as MDPLERDDLLSLENYALERAEFRARVMAHKKQRTVHLGGHLTLIFEDRLSIQYQVQEMLRIERIFEPAGIQDELDAYNPLIPDGDNLKATLLIEYDDVEQRKRELVRLRGIEHAIVLTVQGHAPCVAVADEDMERSNEEKTAAVHFLRFPLAAARVAAWKAGAPVTLACTLPAMPVEAALTPEQRDTLAADFD; from the coding sequence ATGGACCCACTCGAACGCGATGACCTGCTCAGCCTGGAAAACTACGCGCTGGAGCGCGCCGAGTTCCGTGCCCGCGTGATGGCGCACAAGAAACAGCGCACCGTGCACCTGGGCGGGCACCTCACGCTGATCTTCGAGGATCGCCTGAGCATCCAGTACCAGGTGCAGGAGATGCTGCGCATCGAACGCATCTTCGAGCCGGCCGGCATCCAGGACGAGCTGGACGCCTACAACCCGCTGATCCCCGACGGCGACAACCTCAAGGCCACCTTGCTGATCGAGTACGACGACGTGGAACAGCGCAAACGCGAACTGGTGCGCCTGCGCGGCATCGAGCACGCGATCGTGCTGACCGTGCAAGGCCACGCACCGTGCGTCGCGGTGGCCGACGAGGACATGGAGCGCAGCAACGAGGAGAAGACCGCCGCGGTGCACTTCCTGCGCTTCCCGCTGGCCGCGGCGCGCGTTGCGGCGTGGAAGGCGGGCGCGCCGGTGACGCTGGCCTGCACGCTGCCGGCGATGCCGGTCGAGGCGGCGCTGACGCCCGAGCAGCGCGACACGCTGGCCGCGGATTTCGACTGA
- a CDS encoding heterodisulfide reductase-related iron-sulfur binding cluster: MADHREGNLEAPTRHPLGQDDPAFWDAKALEAELERVFNICHGCRRCVSLCHAFPTLFDLIDESKTMEIDGVAKADYPKVVEQCYLCDLCYQTKCPYTPPHPWNVDFPHLMLRAKAVEFREHGAPLSARILSNTRAVGKLASIPVVVEMVNAANRNKTARKLLQKTLGVDADARVPEYHVPTARKRLKKLDGRGDAVPAGRTSGKLAIFATCYCDHSEPGVVEDLAALLAHNAIPHKLVEQESCCGMPKLELGDFDTVRKYKERNIPVLTRMAREGWDFTAAIPSCVLMFKQELPLMFPDDADVALVRERFFDPFEYLAERHKAGLLQTDFKTSLGKVAWQVPCHQRVQKIGPKTREILQLVPDTEIVTIERCSGHDGTYGVKHQTYALSRKLAKPVENRVAQAEPAHFTSDCPMAGGHIAHGLGDQPQAEHPLSLLRKAYGI, from the coding sequence ATGGCCGATCATCGCGAAGGCAACCTCGAAGCGCCCACCCGGCATCCGCTGGGCCAGGACGATCCCGCATTCTGGGACGCCAAGGCGCTCGAGGCAGAGCTGGAACGCGTGTTCAACATCTGCCATGGCTGCCGCCGCTGCGTGAGCCTGTGCCATGCCTTCCCCACCTTGTTCGACCTGATCGACGAATCGAAGACGATGGAGATCGACGGCGTGGCCAAGGCCGACTACCCGAAGGTGGTCGAGCAGTGCTACCTGTGCGACCTCTGCTACCAGACCAAGTGTCCGTACACGCCGCCGCATCCCTGGAACGTGGACTTCCCGCACCTGATGCTGCGCGCCAAGGCAGTCGAGTTTCGCGAGCACGGCGCGCCGCTGTCGGCGCGCATCCTGTCCAACACGCGGGCCGTCGGCAAGCTCGCCTCGATCCCGGTGGTGGTCGAGATGGTCAACGCCGCCAACCGCAACAAGACTGCGCGCAAGCTGCTGCAGAAGACGCTGGGCGTGGATGCCGATGCCCGCGTGCCCGAATACCACGTACCCACCGCGCGCAAGCGGCTGAAGAAGCTCGACGGGCGCGGCGATGCGGTACCGGCTGGCCGCACGAGCGGCAAGCTGGCGATCTTCGCCACCTGCTACTGCGACCATTCCGAACCGGGCGTGGTGGAAGACCTCGCCGCGCTGCTGGCGCACAACGCGATCCCGCACAAGCTGGTCGAACAGGAAAGCTGCTGCGGCATGCCCAAGCTGGAGCTGGGCGACTTCGACACCGTGCGCAAGTACAAGGAACGCAATATCCCCGTGCTGACCCGGATGGCGCGCGAGGGCTGGGACTTCACCGCGGCGATCCCCTCCTGCGTGCTGATGTTCAAGCAGGAGCTGCCGCTGATGTTCCCCGACGACGCCGACGTGGCGCTGGTGCGCGAACGCTTCTTCGACCCGTTCGAATACCTCGCCGAGCGCCACAAGGCCGGCTTGCTGCAAACCGATTTCAAGACCTCGCTGGGCAAGGTCGCCTGGCAGGTACCCTGCCACCAGCGCGTGCAGAAGATCGGCCCGAAGACGCGCGAGATCCTGCAACTGGTGCCCGACACCGAGATCGTCACCATCGAGCGCTGCTCGGGCCACGACGGCACTTACGGCGTGAAGCACCAGACCTACGCGCTGTCGCGCAAGCTGGCCAAGCCGGTGGAGAATCGCGTGGCGCAGGCCGAGCCCGCGCATTTCACCAGCGACTGCCCTATGGCCGGCGGGCACATCGCGCACGGGCTGGGCGACCAGCCGCAGGCCGAGCACCCGCTCAGCCTGCTGCGCAAGGCCTACGGCATTTAG